DNA from Lactobacillus sp. ESL0791:
AAATTTGTTTGCTTTGGATAAATTTTGGCAACACTTCAATAACGAAATGCGTGAACATTTTAATGAAGTTGCCTATAATGCCTGGTTCAAAAACACCAAACCACTTTCTTACGACGAAAAAACGCACGAATTAAAAATTGCGGTACAAAATCCCGTGGCTAAAGGTTACTGGGAAAAAAATTTGGCCTCACAATTAATTCAATCCGCATACGGTTATGCCAATATCGAAATCATGCCGACTTTTCAAGTCATGGGTGAACAAAGTACAGAACGCATCGTCACGCCAAAAGCACAAAATACAATTACTCCCAACAAAGTTTCTCCCAGCCATGAAGATTTTATGCGAAATTTAAAACTGAACGATAAATACACCTTTGATAATTTTGTTCAAGGTGAGGGAAACAAGCTCGCAGCGGGTGCAGCCCTTGCTGTCGCAGACAGTCCTGGCAGTTTTTATAACCCCCTGTTTATCTTTGGTGGCGTCGGTCTCGGAAAAACGCACCTGATGCAAGCAATCGGCCACCAAATGTTGGCCGAACGTCCGAATGCCAAAATTGTTTACATCCAAAGCGAAACGTTTGTCAACGATTTTATTAATTCAATTAAAAATAAAACACAAGACCAATTTCGGGAAAAGTACCGGACCTGCGACTTATTACTAGTTGATGATATTCAATTTTTTGCTAAAAAAGAGGGCATCCAAGAAGAATTCTTCCATACCTTTGAAACCCTTTATAACGACCAAAAACAGATTGTTATGACCAGTGACCGGCTGCCAACCGAAATCCCGGATCTGTCCGAACGCCTGGTTTCACGGTTTACCTGGGGACTGCAAGTTGAGATCACCCCGCCGGATCTAGAAACACGGATTGCCATTTTACGTAAAAAAGCCGAGGCCGAAAATTTAACGATTGATGACAACACGTTAGACTATATTGCCTCGCAAGTAGATACCAATATCCGAGAACTTGAAGGGGCGCTGGTCAAAGTTCAGGCCCACGCTACGATCGAGCGTGAAGACATCAGCGTCAATCTAGCCAAGGAAGCTCTAGCAGATTTAAAGCTAGTTCAAAAAAATCGTGGTCTGCAGATTTCCAAAATTCAGGAAGTGGTCGCCAACTATTTTCAAACCTCAACTTCAGAATTAAAGGGCAAAAAGCGTGTGCGCCAAATCGTTGTGCCGCGGCAAATTGCCATGTATCTCTCACGTGAGTTAACTGATTCGAGTCTGCCAAAAATCGGCCAAGAATTTGGCGGCAAGGACCACACGACAGTCATGCACGCATACGATAAAATCAGTCAGCAGCTCAAAACCGATTCTGATATCAAAACTGCCGTCTTTGATTTGAAACAGATGCTCGATCACTAAGAAAATTATCCACTGTGGAAAACCTGCGTTCTTATCCACTTTTTTTCAACCGCAACAATTCCGCTATCTTAAGCATCCAGTCACTTTTCAACACAAAACACAGGACCTACTAATACTACTAATAAAAGATATAATTAATATAAATAAAACGTACCCGAATTCAGGAGGTTTACAAATGAAATTTACAATTAACCGCAACCTATTTATCGAAAATCTGAATAATGTCATGCGCGCCATTTCTTCTAGGGCAACTATTCCCATTTTAGGTGGGATCAAACTCACGCTAACCGAAACAGAATTACTGCTGACAGGTAGTGACACAGATATTTCAATTGAATTACGCATACCCGTAACTGAAGACTTAACTGTTGAATCAACCGGTACAATTGTCCTGCCCGCACGTTTTTTCAGTGAAATTATCAAAAAATTGCCGGGAAAAAGTTTTTCTCTTGAAGTCAAAGACAGTTTTCAAACACAAATTATTTCGGAAAACAGTGAATTTACGATTAACGGTCTTGACGCGAACAATTATCCGCGCTTACCGGAAATACCGGACGAAACTTCCTTTACAATTTCCGGCAAAACTTTTCGGGAAATCATTAATGAAACGCAGTTTGCTGTTGCCACTCAGGAAAGCCGTTTGGTTTTGACCGGGGTTCATTTCACTTTTAGTCCAGAAAAGATTCATGCTGTTGCCACCGACTCTCACCGTCTGTCAGGGCGTGCAATCAGCCTAGACAAAGGACCGCAGACTAAAACCGATTTGATTATTCCCGGCAAGAATTTGCAGGAGCTTTCCTACATAATTGGTGAAGGCGATCCGGAAATTAAAGTTAGTCCCGGGGACAGTCAAGTTTTGTTTGAAATCGGCAATATCTTGTTTTATTCCCGGTTGCTTGAGGGCAGTTATCCCGACACTGAACGCCTGATTCCAACCGAAAGCACGACAAGCGTGGAATTTGATTTGGCAGAATTGTCCAGTGCACTAGACCGGGCCAGTCTTCTTACTCATGCCGGTCGCAATAACGTGGTTGACTTAACCATGGATACAGAAAAACAGACGGTTAAGTTATCGGGTGAGTCTGCAGAAATTGGGAATGTTGAAGAAGATGTTGGCTTTAAGAAGCTTGAAGGTAAAAATTTAAAAATTTCGTTCAATCCTGATTATTTACGGGATGCACTCCGCGCTTCGGTCACGGATTCGGTAATCATGCAGTTTACACAACCGCTGCGGCCATTTACGGTGAATCCGACTAAAAAAGAGATTGATTTTGTTCAGCTGATCACGCCAGTCAGAACTTTTTAATGCTTAATTAAATTTAGGCAAAAGTCATCAAGTTGATGGCTTTTTTGTTTGTCCTTTTTGGTTTAAGCAAGAATAAAAGGCCTAATTTTGCTTTTTTAGGTATTTACGATGAATTGGTTATCCTAACTAAAAGTCGCTTATACGGCTTAATATTAGCGCTTTAGTTTGTCTTTTTGCCCTTAAACGAATATAATACATATAGTAAATAAGAGACGTGAAGGTGAGTATTATCGCAGAATTTATCATCAAGGGTGAATATATTACCTTGAGTCAATTTTTAAAAGAAGAAAATATTATTTCTTCCGGTGGACAGGCAAAGTGGTATCTGCAGGAACATCAAGTTTTATTAAACGGTGAACCGGAAGTGCGGCGCGGAAAAAAACTTCATTCGGGTGACAAAGTAGAGGTTGCTGCTGAAACCTATGAATTTCATTAGCAATGTATTTAAAACAATTTACAGTTCAAAATTACCGTAATTTACAGGAACTTAAGATTGATTTTGCTCCCAATGTCAATATTTTTATTGGTAAAAATGCCCAAGGTAAGACCAATTTGCTGGAGGCAATTTATTTTTTAGCCTTGACGCGATCCCACCGCACAAGCAGTGATAAGGAATTAATTGCTTTTGGCAAGGATTTTGCTAATTTAACGGGCCAGGTACAAAAGAGCCAAGTTGAATTGGACTTGCGGATTTTGCTTACCAAAAAAGGGAAAAAAGTCTGGTTAAACCGCATTGAGCAGGCGAAGCTATCAAAGTATGTTGGGCAACTGAATGCGATTTTATTTTCACCTGAAGATCTTGATTTGATCAAGGGAGCACCGGCACTCCGGCGCAAGTTTATGGATCAGGAGTTCGGTCAGATAAACGCGGAATACTTGTATTTTGCCAGCAAGTACCATCAGGTCTTGGCACAAAAAAATAATTATCTGCGTCAAATTGTTCGGGGGGAGGCACATGATCTTGTCTTTTTGGATGTGTTATCTGACCAACTGGCAGGAATTGCCGCGGAAATAATTGTACGCCGCTTTAAGTACCTTAATTATTTGAGCAGATATGCTGGTAAGGCCTATGCGCAAATTAGTTCGGAAAGTGAAAAATTAACACTTGAATATCAGCCATCGATAGCTGATATTCAGTTGACCGACAACACTGAACAAATTTACCAAAAGGTGCTAGCCAATTTTAAACAAAATCGACCAGTTGAAATAAAGAAAGGCACCACGTTATCGGGACCGCACCGCGATGATCTTGCCTTCATGCTTGATGGCAAAAATGCCCATTTATATGGTTCACAGGGACAGCAGCGGACGATTGCTTTGAGTGTAAAGCTGGCAGAAATTCAATTGGTCCATCAATTAACGGATGAATATCCACTGCTTTTGCTTGATGATGTAATGAGCGAACTGGATCATAGCCGGCAGAGTGCCTTGCTTAATTACATTCACGGTAAGACGCAGACATTTATCACGACAACCGATCTTGCCGGTATTTCCTGGGAAATAATTAAAGCGCCACGAGTATACCGTATTCAATCTGGAAATATTAGTTTAGAAAAAGGAGAAGCGAATGGCTGATAATAACGAAAAAGATCTTGCAAGAATCAAGAAATATGAAAAAGAAGCAGATAAGTATAATGCCAGTCAAATTCAAGTTTTGGGTGGTTTGGAAGCCGTTCGTAAAAGACCGGGAATGTATATTGGGACAACTAGTTCCCAGGGATTGCATCATCTGGTCTGGGAAATTATTGACAACAGCATTGATGAAAGTCTTGCTGGTTTTGCAACCAAGATTGAAATTACCGTTAATGAAGATGGCAGCGTCACGGTTCAAGATGATGGCCGGGGCATTCCGGTTGATATCCAAAAGAAAACCGGCAGACCGGCTCTAGAAACGGTTTTTACAGTTTTACATGCCGGCGGCAAATTTGGCGGTGGCGGCTACAAGGTTTCCGGCGGTCTGCACGGTGTTGGCGCGTCCGTAGTTAATGCCCTATCGACCAAGCTTGACGTTACTACGATGCGTGATGGCAAAAAGTACTTTATCGATTTTACACGCGGCCGGGTAAAGGATGAGATGAAAGAAATCGGCAGTGTGCCTTTATCTGAACACGGAACAATCGTGCATTTTTATCCGGATCCAGATATTTTTACCGAGACAACTTCTTTTGACGATAAGGTATTGAAGAACCGTATCCGTGAACTTGCCTTTTTAAATAAGGGCTTGAAATTAACCTTTACCGATAAGCGGAAAGAATCAGCTGAAACTGACGTCTATCACTATGAGGGTGGCATTAAGGAATATGTTTCTTTCCTAAATAGAGATGTTGCTGTCTTGTTTGACGAGCCGATTTATGTTGAAGGCAAATATAACGAAATTGACGTTGAGGTTTCCCTCCAGTATACAAATGGCTACAAAACAACTTTGATGACCTTTGCCAACAATATTCACACCTATGAAGGCGGAATGCATGAGGCTGGCTTTAAGACATCGTTAACTCGGGTTGTTAATGATTATGCGCACAAGGCTAAGATCCTTAAAGATAACGATGATAACCTTTCTGGTGAAGATATTCGTGAGGGAATGACTGCGGTTGTTTCGGTTAAACACCCAAATCCGCAATTTGAAGGTCAGACGAAAACCAAGTTGGGCAACTCCGATGCTCGAACTGCCGTTGATAAGGCCTTTTCTGAGACTTTTACCCGCTTTTTGATGGAAAATCCGGCAGTTGGCCGTAAAATTGTTGAAAAAGCACAATTGGCGGAACGGGCACGAACCGCTGCTAAGCGGGCGCGTGAAGTTACGCGGAAAAAGTCTGGACTAGAAATTGCCAACTTGCCAGGTAAATTGGCCGATAACACCAGCAATGATCCGAGTATTTCCGAGTTATTTATCGTTGAGGGTAATTCTGCTGGCGGTTCCGCCAAGCAGGGACGGTCACGGCTAACGCAGGCGATTTTGCCGATCAGGGGAAAAATTCTTAACGTTGAAAAAGCCTCAATGGATCGAATTTTAGCCAATGAGGAAATTCGCTCATTGTTTACGGCCTTAGGCACGGGTTTTGGTGCCGATTTTGATGTTTCCAAAGCGCGCTACCATAAATTGATCATTATGACGGATGCCGATGTCGATGGTGCCCACATTAGGACCCTACTGTTGACCCTATTTTATAACTACATGCGGCCAATGATTGATAAAGGCTATGTCTATATTGCTAAGCCGCCGCTATACCAGGTACGGCAAGGCAAAGTGATTCGCTATCTGGATACCGATGAGGAACTGCATGACTACCTCGGCGAATTGCAGCCGAGTCCAAAACCACTGGTTCAGCGGTATAAGGGATTAGGTGAAATGGATCCTGAGCAGTTGTGGGAAACAACTATGGATCCGGAAAAACGCCGGCTCGACCGGGTTAGTCCAGAATATGCCAAGAATGCTGATGCGGTGTTTGAACTGCTGATGGGCAATGAGGTTGCCCCGCGGCGCGACTTTATTGAAAAGAATGCAAAATACGTTGAAAATTTGGATGCTTAGGAGGTTTTAAATGGATAATGACAATCAGGGTCAGGATCACAGAATAAAAAATGTTGATCTGACCAGTGTGATGAATAGTTCATTTTTGGACTATGCGATGTCGGTTATTGTTGCCCGTGCTCTGCCAGATGTTCGTGACGGTTTAAAACCCGTTCAGCGGCGTATTTTGTACGGAATGAGCGAATTAGGGGTTACCCCGGACAAACCGTATAAAAAGTCAGCTAGAATTGTCGGTGAAGTTATGGGTAAATTCCACCCCCATGGTGATTCCTCAATTTATCTGGCGATGGCCCACATGGCGCAAGATTTTAGTTACCGCTACATGCTGGTCGACGGTCACGGTAACTTTGGTTCGGTTGATGGTGACGAGCCGGCCGCAATGCGGTATACCGAGGCGCGAATGAGTAAAATTGCCGTTGAGATGCTGCGTGACATCAATAAAAATACGATTGACTGGCAGCGTAACTATGACGATGAGGAAAATGAGCCGGTTGTTTTGCCTGCCCGCATTCCGAATCTGTTAGTCAACGGTTCCAGCGGGATTGCGGTTGGGATGACGACCAATATTCCGCCGCATAATCTTAATGAGGTAATCAGCGGCCTGCATCTCTTGATGGACAACCCTGATGCAACTACTAAGGACTTGATGAAGGTTATTCCGGGACCTGATTTTCCAACTGGTGGCATTATTATGGGCCGCGGCGGAATATATCGGGCTTATGAAACAGGCCGCGGTAACATTGTTGTCCGG
Protein-coding regions in this window:
- the dnaA gene encoding chromosomal replication initiator protein DnaA; the protein is MFALDKFWQHFNNEMREHFNEVAYNAWFKNTKPLSYDEKTHELKIAVQNPVAKGYWEKNLASQLIQSAYGYANIEIMPTFQVMGEQSTERIVTPKAQNTITPNKVSPSHEDFMRNLKLNDKYTFDNFVQGEGNKLAAGAALAVADSPGSFYNPLFIFGGVGLGKTHLMQAIGHQMLAERPNAKIVYIQSETFVNDFINSIKNKTQDQFREKYRTCDLLLVDDIQFFAKKEGIQEEFFHTFETLYNDQKQIVMTSDRLPTEIPDLSERLVSRFTWGLQVEITPPDLETRIAILRKKAEAENLTIDDNTLDYIASQVDTNIRELEGALVKVQAHATIEREDISVNLAKEALADLKLVQKNRGLQISKIQEVVANYFQTSTSELKGKKRVRQIVVPRQIAMYLSRELTDSSLPKIGQEFGGKDHTTVMHAYDKISQQLKTDSDIKTAVFDLKQMLDH
- the recF gene encoding DNA replication/repair protein RecF (All proteins in this family for which functions are known are DNA-binding proteins that assist the filamentation of RecA onto DNA for the initiation of recombination or recombinational repair.) codes for the protein MYLKQFTVQNYRNLQELKIDFAPNVNIFIGKNAQGKTNLLEAIYFLALTRSHRTSSDKELIAFGKDFANLTGQVQKSQVELDLRILLTKKGKKVWLNRIEQAKLSKYVGQLNAILFSPEDLDLIKGAPALRRKFMDQEFGQINAEYLYFASKYHQVLAQKNNYLRQIVRGEAHDLVFLDVLSDQLAGIAAEIIVRRFKYLNYLSRYAGKAYAQISSESEKLTLEYQPSIADIQLTDNTEQIYQKVLANFKQNRPVEIKKGTTLSGPHRDDLAFMLDGKNAHLYGSQGQQRTIALSVKLAEIQLVHQLTDEYPLLLLDDVMSELDHSRQSALLNYIHGKTQTFITTTDLAGISWEIIKAPRVYRIQSGNISLEKGEANG
- the dnaN gene encoding DNA polymerase III subunit beta is translated as MKFTINRNLFIENLNNVMRAISSRATIPILGGIKLTLTETELLLTGSDTDISIELRIPVTEDLTVESTGTIVLPARFFSEIIKKLPGKSFSLEVKDSFQTQIISENSEFTINGLDANNYPRLPEIPDETSFTISGKTFREIINETQFAVATQESRLVLTGVHFTFSPEKIHAVATDSHRLSGRAISLDKGPQTKTDLIIPGKNLQELSYIIGEGDPEIKVSPGDSQVLFEIGNILFYSRLLEGSYPDTERLIPTESTTSVEFDLAELSSALDRASLLTHAGRNNVVDLTMDTEKQTVKLSGESAEIGNVEEDVGFKKLEGKNLKISFNPDYLRDALRASVTDSVIMQFTQPLRPFTVNPTKKEIDFVQLITPVRTF
- the gyrB gene encoding DNA topoisomerase (ATP-hydrolyzing) subunit B, producing the protein MADNNEKDLARIKKYEKEADKYNASQIQVLGGLEAVRKRPGMYIGTTSSQGLHHLVWEIIDNSIDESLAGFATKIEITVNEDGSVTVQDDGRGIPVDIQKKTGRPALETVFTVLHAGGKFGGGGYKVSGGLHGVGASVVNALSTKLDVTTMRDGKKYFIDFTRGRVKDEMKEIGSVPLSEHGTIVHFYPDPDIFTETTSFDDKVLKNRIRELAFLNKGLKLTFTDKRKESAETDVYHYEGGIKEYVSFLNRDVAVLFDEPIYVEGKYNEIDVEVSLQYTNGYKTTLMTFANNIHTYEGGMHEAGFKTSLTRVVNDYAHKAKILKDNDDNLSGEDIREGMTAVVSVKHPNPQFEGQTKTKLGNSDARTAVDKAFSETFTRFLMENPAVGRKIVEKAQLAERARTAAKRAREVTRKKSGLEIANLPGKLADNTSNDPSISELFIVEGNSAGGSAKQGRSRLTQAILPIRGKILNVEKASMDRILANEEIRSLFTALGTGFGADFDVSKARYHKLIIMTDADVDGAHIRTLLLTLFYNYMRPMIDKGYVYIAKPPLYQVRQGKVIRYLDTDEELHDYLGELQPSPKPLVQRYKGLGEMDPEQLWETTMDPEKRRLDRVSPEYAKNADAVFELLMGNEVAPRRDFIEKNAKYVENLDA
- the yaaA gene encoding S4 domain-containing protein YaaA, with the protein product MSIIAEFIIKGEYITLSQFLKEENIISSGGQAKWYLQEHQVLLNGEPEVRRGKKLHSGDKVEVAAETYEFH